One part of the Lysobacterales bacterium genome encodes these proteins:
- a CDS encoding CBS domain-containing protein, whose product MNGEPPSSPQPSSRTWLERLGHLLGGELQSREELLEELRAARANGLLEADTLAMIEGALRVTDLRVADVMVPRAQVVSIALDADFNSIVDTVIESGHSRFPVHGEDRDEIVGILLAKDLLKAVRAGITEFALGPLLRPAVLIPEGKRLNLLLGEFKSTRSHMAIVVDEYGGVAGLVTIEDVLEEIVGEIDDEHDADDAAEELIRANGDGFHVSALTPIAEFNVRFGASLSDEDFDTLGGLVTASAGQVPAVGDSVEVQGFRFQVLEADDRRVHLLHLDTPA is encoded by the coding sequence ATGAACGGCGAACCTCCCAGTAGTCCGCAGCCAAGCTCACGCACCTGGCTGGAACGACTCGGCCACCTGCTCGGTGGCGAACTGCAATCCCGCGAGGAGTTGCTCGAAGAACTCCGCGCCGCCCGCGCCAACGGTCTGCTCGAGGCCGACACCCTGGCGATGATCGAAGGCGCCCTGCGCGTCACCGACCTGCGCGTCGCCGATGTCATGGTGCCGCGTGCCCAGGTGGTTTCGATCGCCCTCGACGCCGATTTCAACAGCATCGTCGACACCGTCATCGAGAGCGGCCACTCGCGCTTCCCGGTGCACGGCGAGGACCGCGACGAGATCGTCGGCATCCTCCTCGCCAAGGACCTGCTCAAGGCGGTGCGCGCCGGCATCACCGAGTTCGCGCTCGGGCCGCTGCTGCGGCCGGCCGTGCTGATCCCCGAAGGCAAGCGCCTGAACCTGCTGCTTGGCGAGTTCAAGTCCACACGCAGCCACATGGCGATCGTCGTCGACGAGTACGGCGGCGTCGCCGGCCTGGTCACCATCGAGGACGTGCTGGAGGAGATCGTCGGCGAGATCGACGACGAGCACGACGCCGACGATGCCGCCGAGGAACTGATCCGCGCCAATGGCGACGGCTTCCACGTCAGCGCCCTGACCCCGATCGCCGAGTTCAATGTCCGTTTCGGCGCCAGCCTTTCCGACGAGGACTTCGACACCCTGGGCGGCCTGGTCACCGCCAGCGCCGGCCAGGTCCCGGCGGTTGGCGACAGCGTCGAGGTGCAGGGCTTCCGCTTCCAGGTGCTGGAGGCGGACGACCGCCGCGTCCACCTGCTGCATCTGGACACGCCGGCCTGA
- the miaB gene encoding tRNA (N6-isopentenyl adenosine(37)-C2)-methylthiotransferase MiaB: MAKLYVKTHGCQMNEYDSAKMADVLAASHGLDLTQDETEADVVLINTCSIREKAQEKVFSQLGRWRLLKQARPDLIIGVGGCVASQEGEALLARAPFVDLVFGPQTLHRLPEMIEARRGSGRSQVDISFPEIEKFDRLPQARAEGPTAFVSVMEGCSKYCTFCVVPYTRGEEVSRPFDDVIAEVRGLAAQGVREVTLLGQNVNAYAGPMADGEAADLALLIRAVAKVPGIGRVRFTTSHPVEFTDRLVQAYAEVPELAGYLHLPVQSGSDRILAAMKRGHTTLEYKAKIRRLREARPGISISTDFIVGFPGETERDFEATMKLIEDVGFDQSFSFVYSRRPGTPAANLPDDVDPGTKSARLARLQAAINDNAARIAQAMVGTVQTVLVEGPSRKDANELTGRTENMRFVNFAGPARLVGQFVQVEITDTRSNSLRGRVVTDGARAA, from the coding sequence ATGGCAAAGCTTTACGTCAAGACCCACGGCTGCCAGATGAACGAGTACGACTCCGCGAAGATGGCGGACGTGCTCGCCGCCTCGCACGGCCTGGACCTCACCCAGGACGAGACCGAGGCCGACGTCGTGCTGATCAACACCTGCTCGATCCGCGAAAAGGCCCAGGAAAAGGTGTTCTCGCAGCTCGGCCGCTGGCGCCTGCTCAAGCAGGCCCGGCCGGACCTGATCATCGGCGTCGGCGGCTGCGTGGCCAGCCAGGAGGGCGAGGCGCTGCTGGCGCGCGCGCCCTTCGTCGACCTGGTGTTCGGGCCGCAGACCCTGCACCGGCTGCCGGAGATGATCGAGGCCCGACGCGGCAGCGGCCGTTCCCAGGTCGACATCTCCTTCCCCGAGATCGAGAAGTTCGACCGCCTGCCGCAGGCGCGCGCCGAAGGCCCGACCGCCTTCGTCTCGGTGATGGAAGGCTGCTCCAAGTACTGCACCTTCTGCGTGGTGCCCTATACCCGCGGCGAGGAAGTCAGCCGGCCGTTCGACGACGTGATCGCCGAGGTTCGCGGCCTGGCGGCGCAGGGCGTGCGCGAAGTCACCCTGCTGGGCCAGAACGTCAATGCCTACGCCGGCCCGATGGCCGATGGCGAGGCGGCCGATCTTGCCCTGCTGATCCGGGCGGTGGCCAAGGTGCCGGGCATCGGCCGGGTGCGCTTCACCACTTCGCACCCGGTCGAGTTCACCGACCGCCTGGTGCAGGCCTACGCGGAGGTCCCGGAGCTGGCCGGCTACCTGCACCTGCCGGTGCAGTCCGGCTCCGACCGCATCCTGGCGGCCATGAAGCGCGGCCACACCACCCTGGAATACAAGGCGAAGATCCGCCGCCTGCGCGAGGCGCGGCCGGGGATCTCGATCAGCACCGACTTCATCGTCGGCTTCCCGGGCGAGACCGAACGCGACTTCGAGGCGACCATGAAGCTGATCGAGGACGTCGGCTTCGACCAGAGCTTCTCCTTCGTCTATTCCCGGCGGCCGGGCACCCCGGCCGCCAACCTGCCCGACGATGTCGACCCCGGCACCAAGTCGGCGCGCCTGGCGCGCCTGCAGGCCGCGATCAACGACAACGCCGCGCGCATCGCCCAGGCCATGGTCGGCACCGTGCAGACGGTGCTGGTCGAGGGGCCCAGCCGCAAGGATGCCAACGAGCTGACCGGGCGCACCGAGAACATGCGCTTCGTCAACTTCGCCGGCCCGGCGCGCCTGGTCGGGCAGTTCGTGCAGGTGGAGATCACCGACACCCGCAGCAACTCGCTGCGTGGCCGGGTGGTCACCGATGGCGCGCGCGCCGCATGA
- the ybeY gene encoding rRNA maturation RNase YbeY yields the protein MPVVHVGYALPRAGLPAAASYRRWVAAALAGAGHRRKAELAIRLVDADEGRALNRQYRGKDRATNVLSFPAELPPGIPVPLLGDIVLCAPVIAAEAAAQGKPPRDHHAHLTVHGVLHLLGHDHDDAAAATAMEALETRILAGLGLPDPYRSR from the coding sequence GTGCCGGTGGTCCACGTCGGCTACGCCCTGCCCCGCGCCGGCCTTCCGGCAGCCGCCTCCTACCGGCGCTGGGTCGCGGCGGCCCTGGCCGGCGCCGGCCATCGCCGCAAGGCCGAGCTGGCGATACGCCTGGTGGATGCCGACGAAGGCCGTGCGCTGAACCGCCAGTACCGCGGCAAGGACCGGGCCACCAACGTGCTGTCGTTCCCCGCCGAGTTGCCGCCCGGGATACCGGTGCCGCTGCTCGGCGACATCGTGCTGTGCGCCCCGGTGATCGCCGCCGAGGCTGCTGCGCAAGGCAAGCCGCCGCGCGACCACCATGCCCATCTGACCGTGCACGGCGTGCTGCATCTGCTCGGCCACGACCATGACGACGCAGCGGCCGCGACGGCCATGGAGGCACTGGAGACCCGCATCCTCGCTGGCCTGGGCCTCCCCGATCCCTACCGGTCCCGCTGA
- a CDS encoding lytic transglycosylase domain-containing protein produces MRPLPAPPLLLASLALLGLGAQAVAGENVLWRCQDGNGHLAFTNTRAGYSGCTEVGRYPATRAAPATGAARVQALAPAPTPPPEAAGATISASPGRRASRQQGAVYRFRRDGVVHYTNVRPASGAEVVFTYAIEACIACQVTSSVDWHSVALRLTEYGQEIARSAALHGVDEALVRAVIHAESAFRSNALSHAGAQGLMQLMPATAARFGVGDVYDPGQNIAGGVEYLAWLLRRFDGDIRLATAGYNAGEGAVDRHGGIPPFAETQVYVERVGILHERYRAAIAATSSAAPVGVGASP; encoded by the coding sequence ATGCGCCCGCTGCCCGCCCCACCGCTGCTGCTTGCAAGTCTCGCCCTGCTGGGCCTGGGGGCGCAGGCGGTGGCGGGCGAGAATGTCCTGTGGCGTTGCCAGGACGGCAACGGCCATCTCGCCTTCACCAATACCCGTGCCGGGTACAGCGGTTGCACGGAAGTCGGACGCTATCCGGCGACGCGCGCCGCCCCGGCCACCGGTGCCGCCCGCGTACAGGCCTTGGCCCCGGCTCCCACGCCGCCGCCGGAGGCCGCCGGCGCCACCATCAGCGCCAGCCCCGGACGCCGCGCCAGTCGGCAGCAGGGGGCGGTCTACCGTTTCCGCCGCGACGGCGTGGTGCATTACACCAACGTCCGTCCGGCCTCCGGCGCGGAGGTCGTGTTCACCTACGCGATCGAGGCCTGCATCGCCTGCCAGGTGACCTCCTCGGTCGACTGGCATTCGGTGGCCCTGCGCCTCACCGAGTACGGCCAGGAGATCGCCCGCTCGGCCGCCCTGCACGGCGTCGACGAGGCCCTGGTGCGTGCGGTCATCCATGCCGAGTCGGCGTTCCGTTCCAACGCCCTGTCCCATGCCGGCGCGCAGGGGCTGATGCAGCTGATGCCGGCCACCGCCGCCCGCTTCGGCGTCGGCGACGTCTACGACCCCGGACAGAACATCGCCGGGGGCGTCGAATACCTGGCCTGGCTGTTGCGCCGCTTCGATGGCGACATCCGGCTGGCGACCGCGGGGTACAACGCCGGGGAGGGCGCCGTCGACCGCCATGGCGGCATTCCGCCGTTCGCCGAGACCCAGGTCTACGTCGAACGCGTCGGCATCCTGCACGAGCGCTACCGCGCGGCCATCGCGGCGACCAGCAGTGCGGCACCGGTCGGTGTCGGCGCCAGTCCCTGA
- a CDS encoding PhoH family protein, with translation MSATLETRQFALEPDDGERLANLCGPFDAHLRQVELRLGVEINNRGNLFQVIGEAGSARAAERLLREIYRDTAGQPLTPARLNVQLQDAGIETLAQAAVQDLPEVVIKVKRGVVKGRGPNQQRYLHAIARHDVNFGIGPAGTGKTYLAVASAVEALESNRVQRLVLTRPAVEAGERLGFLPGDLSQKIDPYLRPLFDALYEMLGFERVAKLIERSVIEIAPLAFMRGRTLNDAFVILDEAQNTTVEQMKMFLTRIGFGSIAVVTGDVTQVDLPRQQTSGLRQAIEILKAVDGISFTFFTSKDVVRHPLVRKIVTAYEAHEAGQRAVAGA, from the coding sequence ATGAGCGCCACCCTGGAGACACGGCAGTTCGCGCTGGAGCCGGACGACGGCGAGCGCCTGGCCAACCTGTGCGGCCCGTTCGATGCCCACCTGCGCCAGGTCGAGCTGCGCCTGGGCGTGGAGATCAACAACCGCGGCAACCTGTTCCAGGTGATCGGCGAGGCCGGCAGCGCGCGCGCCGCCGAACGGCTGCTGCGCGAGATCTACCGGGACACCGCCGGACAACCGCTGACCCCGGCCCGTCTGAACGTGCAACTCCAGGACGCCGGTATCGAAACGCTCGCCCAGGCCGCCGTGCAGGACTTGCCGGAGGTGGTGATCAAGGTGAAGCGCGGCGTGGTCAAGGGCCGCGGACCCAACCAGCAGCGCTACCTGCACGCGATCGCCCGGCATGACGTCAACTTCGGGATCGGCCCGGCCGGCACCGGCAAGACCTATCTGGCGGTGGCCAGTGCCGTCGAGGCGCTGGAGAGCAACCGCGTGCAGCGATTGGTTCTGACCCGCCCCGCCGTTGAGGCCGGCGAGCGCCTGGGCTTCCTGCCCGGCGACCTCAGCCAGAAGATCGACCCCTACCTGCGGCCGCTGTTCGATGCGTTGTACGAGATGCTCGGCTTCGAGCGGGTCGCCAAGCTGATCGAGCGCAGCGTCATCGAGATCGCGCCGCTGGCCTTCATGCGTGGGCGCACGCTCAACGACGCCTTCGTGATCCTCGACGAGGCGCAGAACACGACGGTGGAGCAGATGAAGATGTTCCTGACCCGGATCGGCTTCGGCTCGATCGCGGTGGTCACCGGCGACGTCACCCAGGTCGACCTGCCGCGCCAGCAGACCTCGGGGCTGCGCCAGGCGATCGAGATCCTCAAGGCGGTGGACGGCATCTCGTTCACCTTCTTCACCAGCAAGGACGTCGTGCGCCACCCGCTGGTGCGCAAGATCGTCACCGCCTACGAAGCCCACGAAGCCGGCCAGCGCGCCGTGGCCGGCGCGTGA